One Fusarium falciforme chromosome 1, complete sequence genomic window carries:
- a CDS encoding DRIM domain-containing protein → MPSNSSGRIAKVRKNKNLTPHQKNHRWESFSTKISKFSSLQPLRKVRRHDLETEDLSTSTSYFQTGLQKWGELNVSKPFSAFKTKVYPLCESLPQLLHFEQRIMDLLADFISGQDKEALEPLLDLLTAFSHDLGVRFEKHYGRSLDLMVAIAAKPQPVEVIEWTFGSLAFLFKYLSKLLVPDLRPTFKVMAPLLGKSRHPPHIARFAAEALSFLVKKAAAPSHRETALKRLVECARDDLISIKSDRQFTLYKDGLMTMFAEAIKGTDNIIHSTGPTIFAALVDAIPEEERSLAEETIWTDVVCGVLTSVIHHATVDTFGEFAEGVHQSVQANMERVSAADRQWQAIPLLRIYGTLAGVRKGYRLSDWAPLIRNFVEMLSNITKAALEVPKDAESVVWKSVIVNIAIVWHHAPIDALIPHIVSLTQSLSREPFMKWFIPFCSYFCELDAQRFGSLFRNDFQKFIANHWSEGPNEDMLCVLLPKMIENRAFPPAGEKDSCRMPQAWQDQIVSKFERLEISPFPERGPYNKDPQVWRDRCLPKYSALLRILELTTVHPSTNARIAELLLRKLKLALRPSSSLASDEVHFIVGQGFHAYLRMSKAAGSVDIALSPLLRAAVPRFAQSIGFLHAYLAYEEILRSKETTERQSSTSSESSTSEEDPVIKSLVENLSSPSHEIRLASLELLKTLNPVADAFNSVDTMIEVEQTPLGLAHTRTIAMHLRKLGQNYASFEDKSWLQQAVPSFLYGMLTVKLSPVWDDSVETMKQIAQTKAGEEAVCEVAFRWLKVPSARWGPSQSETHSSGPTFVSDFECTAVRRLEEVADEVEEAIERPDDLMLQSFDEKQRTAEVAAGNSRSRALKVFNAIPAIAERRSRHLVPHFLAWAGDDDRTPDSADEQDTSEGATWSLADRKAMVGVFSQFINPRVLYQHEEVYAALLQLMENGDVEVQKVTLKAILAWKQEAIKTYQENLEFLLDEARFKNELTVFLQDDTAIKSEHRAELMPVLLRLLYGRTISKKGAASGRHGLHATRLAVLRNLSVEDMGSFLDIATGKLKDVMVVGASKKIFDEPLLPVRKQMGFLNMISSVISELGNNATPYVETLLNAVLYCLVFACRQLSGHGADPENPLDEEEEEKASTHSLLRVIRSTGLKCLNALFQNAQSFQWAPYQDIIIEEVVVPRLDNLPIETTQGVSGMLQLFSTWSVLPRVALFLAPHDKVLPDGVLPKVIETLSTKGKDEVKIHVLAIIRNLVKLATAPAQESEYNEVIKAELLDTNAAAILAQITTVLDMSGLSNDLLEACVETILSLAPIVQDPQDIQSVIKISIFLLNQPPRRVSPKLKGRILLIVEQYVTRSNAVEDRSLLDDVYDTVSSLYSYFKDQENRQSLSRALLALAGKDNDLVEVAGLCEALNSFKEGRIEEPDYDKRLAAFSAISGDREVPLTPKQWLPLLHNLIFHIRDDEEFGILSSNSADGIRRFIRDVAACTVDASKEKFDAYLRDVILPALYVGAREPSDTARREYLRVMGHLIMTMPEWEPIADLSALLNDRTEETAEPTFFFNILSPATSRQLEALQILEAANSQKEMGSQNLAQFFIPLLEHFIFGRTDGSDDHGLGAQATNTIGNLAKSLHWKHYRTTFQRYIGYVESKPDLQKQTIRLLGKFSDALIAASEEVPEERMEVDQVDASSSTSTRLPLTIPKAEKLHAEVENSFLPTLIKHLHLKDESEVSYRVPVGVVIIRLLKLLPSEQMDQKLAGVLTDISHILRSKSVEARDMARDTLVKIAVNLGPSFFGFILRELRGALTRGYQLHVLSYTMHSILVAVIPGYSPGDLDYCLPTIVTVIMDDIFGVIGQEKDAEGYTSQTKEIKSSKSQDSMELVAKNASISQLIELVRPLRALLMQKVDLKMIRKIDALMTRITAGLLQNPAAESRDTLVFCYEVIQDVYNSQKPEVEEKIDPRVKKYLVQKGAKKSGERGRTTKNTYKLIRFAVDILRAILKKHDSLRNAANISGFVPILGDAFVGGEDEVKISAFRLLAVIVKVPFPDDQADKLYKVAVKEATKGISMAVSTTTDLSQAALKMLAVVLRDRRDVPVKDAAIDMLLAKLKDDLTEPLYRHVTFNFLRSVLDRHIETAAIYDTMDYVGTVMITNDDKDTRDLARGAFFQFIREYPQKKARWAKQLNFIVANLKYDREGGRLSVMEIVHLLLMKSSDDFVQEVAATCFLPLFFVLANDDSEKCRLAAGELLKEIFRKADKERTQTFLGLLRSWLDKDGNEAVIKLALQVFGYYLEAHENASKNKKDFKLVISKVNGVIEAEDIREVDGELLEAALGVVRASMTVFPDKILASNSEDMWANIAKCLSHPDTPVKVASIGLISSFLADFAQKAGSTPIGESVEGSYGLELDLAKVQDLVRQALGVLATRDVDEKLGAEAVQVLVFLTPRLPVRPPVEEEEESESEEQAVEEEDADEVEEKQRKTDLQHLFWKLSHIIRREIPPRAVAITPKVAAMEVLETVCRRSPLDRLQPSLKAILVPLHNLTDPSIAPPFSNDELFKTKHEGLKTRAQILMDALQKKFGTAEYTKQLLAIREEVRAKREQRSSKRKIEALAHPEKYGRDKRKKFEKNKERKKTRSKEQKVMRQSYKRW, encoded by the exons ATGCCGTCCAACTCTTCCGGGCGCATCGCCAAGGTGCGAAAGAACAAGAATCTGACACCGCACCAGAAGAATCATCGATGGGAGTCTTTCAGCACCAAGATCTCCAAGTTCAGTTCCCTGCAGCCGTTGCGAAAAGTTCGACGCCATGACCTCGAAACCGAAGACCTTTCGACATCGACGTCGTACTTCCAGACCGGGCTGCAGAAATGGGGAGAGCTCAATGTCTCGAAGCCCTTCTCCGCCTTCAAGACAAAGGTGTATCCGCTGTGCGAGAGTCTCCCTCAGCTTCTGCACTTCGAGCAGCGGATAATGGACCTTTTGGCCGATTTCATCTCAGGCCAAGACAAGGAAGCTCTGGAGCCTCTTCTGGATCTCCTTACAGCATTTTCACACGACCTGGGAGTCCGATTCGAGAAACATTATGGGAGGAGTTTGGATTTGATGGTGGCAATCGCCGCCAAACCTCAGCCTGTCGAGGTTATCGAGTGGACATTTGGCTCCCTCGCCTTTTTGTTCAAATACCTCTCCAAATTGCTCGTCCCGGACCTGCGACCGACATTCAAGGTCATGGCACCTCTACTCGGAAAGTCGCGACATCCTCCTCATATCGCCCGGTTCGCCGCTGAAGCCCTGAGCTTCCTGGTAAAGAAGGCCGCCGCGCCGTCGCACCGCGAAACAGCTCTCAAGCGCCTGGTTGAATGTGCGCGGGACGATCTCATCAGCATCAAGTCTGATCGCCAGTTCACCCTCTACAAGGACGGTTTGATGACCATGttcgccgaggccatcaagggtACAGACAACATCATCCACTCGACTGGTCCAACAATTTTTGCCGCTTTGGTCGATGCTATTCCTGAGGAGGAGCGCTCCCTCGCAGAGGAGACTATTTGGACCGATGTCGTCTGTGGTGTTCTGACCAGCGTGATTCACCATGCGACTGTCGACACCTTTGGAGAATTCGCTGAGGGAGTTCATCAGTCGGTTCAAGCCAACATGGAGCGTGTTTCCGCGGCTGATCGTCAGTGGCAAGCAATTCCTCTACTCAGGATCTACGGCACCCTGGCTGGAGTTCGAAAGGGATATCGACTGAGCGACTGGGCTCCTCTTATCCGCAACTTTGTCGAAATGCTGTCGAATATTACCAAAGCGGCGCTCGAAGTGCCAAAGGATGCCGAAAGCGTTGTGTGGAAGTCTGTTATTGTCAACATCGCCATTGTTTGGCATCACGCGCCGATCGACGCTTTAATACCCCATATTGTTTCACTTACTCAATCCCTGAGCCGGGAGCCGTTCATGAAATGGTTCATCCCTTTCTGCTCATACTTTTGCGAGCTGGATGCTCAACGTTTCGGAAGTCTGTTCCGGAATGATTTCCAGAA GTTTATTGCCAACCACTGGTCTGAAGGCCCTAATGAGGACATGTTATGTGTCTTGTTGCCTAAGATGATCGAGAACCGCGCTTTTCCGCCCGCGGGCGAAAAGGACAGCTGCAGGATGCCGCAAGCCTGGCAAGACCAGATCGTTTCCAAGTTTGAGCGCTTGGAAATCTCGCCTTTCCCTGAGAGGGGTCCTTACAACAAGGATCCTCAGGTCTGGAGGGATAGGTGTCTGCCAAAGTACTCTGCTCTGCTCCGAATTCTGGAGTTGACCACGGTTCATCCATCCACAAACGCTCGCATCGCCGAGCTTCTGCTCCGAAAACTCAAGTTGGCTCTGCGACCTTCCTCATCTCTTGCATCTGATGAGGTTCATTTTATCGTTGGCCAAGGATTCCATGCATATCTTCGTATGAGCAAGGCTGCCGGATCTGTCGACATTGCCTTGAGCCCTTTGCTGCGAGCTGCTGTACCACGCTTCGCACAGTCTATTGGCTTCCTTCACGCGTATCTTGCCTACGAGGAAATTCTTCGAAGCAAAGAGACGACTGAGAGACAAAGCAGCACAAGCAGTGAGAGTTCGACGAGCGAAGAAGATCCAGTCATCAAATCATTGGTTGAGAACCTGAGCTCTCCGTCTCACGAAATTCGCCTGGCATCTTTGGAACTGCTCAAGACACTCAACCCGGTTGCAGATGCCTTCAACAGCGTTGACACTATGATCGAAGTTGAGCAGACTCCCCTGGGCCTCGCACATACAAGAACAATTGCTATGCACCTTCGCAAGCTGGGTCAGAATTACGCGTCATTTGAGGACAAGTCGTGGCTGCAGCAGGCAGTTCCGTCATTCCTTTACGGTATGCTGACGGTCAAGCTCTCGCCCGTCTGGGATGATTCCGTGGAGACGATGAAGCAAATCGCCCAGACCAAGGCTGGAGAGGAAGCGGTCTGCGAGGTTGCTTTCCGCTGGCTCAAAGTTCCTTCGGCTCGCTGGGGCCCTTCACAATCGGAAACCCACTCTTCGGGTCCGACATTTGTGTCCGACTTTGAATGCACCGCAGTTCGCCGGCTTGAAGAAGTTGCAGATGAGGTGGAAGAGGCCATTGAACGCCCAGATGACTTGATGCTGCAAAGTTTCGACGAGAAGCAACGGACAGCAGAGGTTGCGGCTGGTAACTCTAGATCCCGCGCGCTCAAAGTGTTCAACGCGATCCCTGCCATTGCAGAGAGAAGATCTCGTCACCTTGTTCCACACTTCCTCGCCTGGGCGGGTGACGATGACCGAACTCCTGACTCGGCTGATGAGCAAGACACCTCCGAGGGCGCGACCTGGTCTCTCGCGGACCGCAAAGCCATGGTTGGTGTCTTTTCGCAGTTCATCAATCCTCGAGTCCTGTACCAACACGAAGAAGTCTATGCTGCACTTCTGCAGCTGATGGAGAatggtgatgttgaagtCCAGAAAGTCACTCTCAAGGCTATCCTTGCGTGGAAgcaagaagccatcaagacCTACCAAGAAAACCTCGAGTTTCTCCTTGACGAAGCTCGGTTCAAGAACGAGCTTACTGTCTTCCTTCAGGATGATACTGCCATCAAGTCGGAACACCGGGCCGAGTTGATGCCTGTCCTCCTTCGATTGCTCTATGGTCGAACCATCTCCAAGAAGGGCGCGGCTAGTGGTCGCCACGGACTTCACGCAACCAGGCTTGCTGTCCTGCGAAATCTCAGCGTTGAGGATATGGGCAGCTTTTTGGACATCGCCACCGGAAAGCTTAAGGATGTCATGGTCGTCGGCGCATCCAAGAAGATATTTGACGAGCCCCTGCTCCCTGTTCGAAAGCAAATGGGTTTCCTCAATATGATTTCCTCTGTCATCTCCGAGCTTGGAAACAACGCGACGCCCTACGTCGAAACCCTCCTCAACGCGGTTCTTTATTGCCTTGTTTTCGCCTGTCGACAACTGAGCGGACATGGCGCGGATCCGGAAAATCcccttgacgaggaggaggaggagaaggccagcaCACATTCTCTTCTCAGAGTGATCCGTTCGACTGGTCTGAAATGTCTGAATGCGCTCTTCCAAAACGCTCAATCTTTCCAGTGGGCGCCGTATCAAGACATCATCATTGAAGAGGTTGTTGTTCCAAGACTTGACAATCTACCTATCGAGACGACTCAGGGAGTATCGGGCATGCTACAGCTCTTCTCGACCTGGTCAGTTCTTCCTCGTGTCGCTCTCTTCCTCGCGCCACACGACAAGGTTCTTCCGGATGGAGTTCTTCCCAAGGTTATTGAAACCCTCTCaaccaagggcaaggacgaGGTCAAGATTCACGTGCTGGCCATCATTCGTAACCTGGTGAAGCTTGCCACCGCGCCCGCTCAAGAGTCGGAGTACAACGAGGTTATCAAAgccgagctccttgacaCGAATGCCGCAGCGATCTTAGCCCAGATCACAACGGTTCTGGATATGTCAGGCCTTAGCAATGACCTGTTGGAGGCATGTGTGGAGACCATCTTGTCTTTGGCACCGATTGTTCAGGATCCCCAGGACATTCAGTCTGTGATCAAGAtttccatcttcctcctgaACCAGCCTCCGCGACGAGTCAgccccaagctcaagggcagAATCCTTCTCATTGTCGAACAATACGTCACACGTTCCAATGCCGTTGAGGACCGATCACTCCTTGACGACGTGTACGACACTGTTTCATCTCTCTACAGCTATTTCAAGGACCAAGAGAACCGACAGTCCCTGTCAAGGGCGTTGCTGGCTCTCGCTGGGAAAGACAATGATCTGGTGGAAGTTGCTGGCCTCTGCGAAGCCCTCAATTCGTTCAAAGAGGGTCGGATCGAGGAGCCAGATTACGACAAACGTCTCGCCGCCTTCAGTGCCATTTCAGGTGACCGGGAGGTCCCTCTCACTCCAAAGCAGTGGCTTCCTCTGCTTCACAACTTGATTTTCCATATTCGAGACGACGAAGAATTTGGAATTCTCTCGTCGAACTCGGCCGATGGCATTCGACGATTCATTCGAGATGTGGCTGCTTGCACAGTTGATGCTTCAAAGGAAAAGTTCGACGCTTACCTGCGAGACGTCATCCTCCCTGCTCTCTATGTCGGAGCCCGCGAACCCTCCGACACCGCTCGACGAGAGTATCTCCGGGTCATGGGACACCTCATCATGACAATGCCCGAGTGGGAGCCCATTGCCGACCTCAGCGCCTTGTTGAATGACAGGACAGAGGAGACTGCAGAGccaaccttcttcttcaacattcTGAGTCCCGCGACTTCGAGGCAATTGGAGGCTCTTCAGATTCTCGAGGCTGCCAACAGCCAGAAGGAGATGGGTAGCCAGAATCTTGCTCAGTTCTTTATCCCACTTCTGGAGCATTTCATCTTCGGTCGTACTGATGGAAGCGATGACCATGGGCTCGGTGCGCAGGCGACCAACACCATTGGTAACCTAGCAAAGTCTCTGCACTGGAAGCATTACCGTACTACCTTCCAGAGGTACATCGGCTACGTCGAGTCAAAGCCCGATCTTCAGAAGCAGACAATCCGTCTCCTTGGCAAGTTTTCCGATGCCCTCATTGCTGCATCTGAGGAGGTTCCAGAGGAACGCATGGAAGTGGACCAAGTCGATGCCTCGTCCTCCACCAGCACAAGGCTTCCTCTCACGATTCCAAAGGCAGAGAAGCTGCATGCTGAGGTAGAAAATTCGTTCCTGCCCACGCTCATCAAGCATCTTCATCTGAAGGATGAGTCGGAGGTTAGTTACCGTGTCCCTGTTGGTGTAGTCATCATCAGGCTCCTGAAACTCCTACCTTCGGAGCAAATGGATCAGAAGTTGGCAGGTGTCTTGACGGATATCAGCCACATTCTTCGAAGTAAATCTGTGGAGGCTCGAGACATGGCTCGAGATACCCTGGTCAAGATTGCTGTTAACCTTGGCCCCTCATTCTTTGGCTTCATTCTCAGGGAACTTCGAGGAGCTCTCACCAGAGGATACCAGCTTCATGTACTCTCGTACACTATGCACTCGATCTTGGTTGCAGTCATCCCTGGCTACTCTCCTGGTGACTTGGACTACTGCCTTCCAACTATCGTGACGGTTATCATGGACGACATTTTCGGCGTCATCGGACAGGAGAAGGATGCCGAAGGATACACCAGCCAGACAAAGGAGATCAAGAGCAGCAAGAGTCAGGACTCAATGGAGCTGGTTGCCAAGAATGCGTCCATCAGCCAGCTCATTGAGCTTGTGAGGCCTCTGCGGGCCCTCCTGATGCAGAAAGTTGACCTCAAGATGATTCGCAAAATTGATGCCCTCATGACGCGCATTACTGCGGGTCTCCTTCAAAACCCAGCTGCCGAAAGCCGCGACACTCTGGTCTTCTGCTACGAGGTCATTCAAGACGTCTACAACTCACAGAAGCCCGAAGTTGAAGAGAAGATCGATCCGAGGGTCAAGAAGTACTTGGTCCAGAAGGGTGCCAAGAAGAGTGGCGAGCGAGGTAGGACAACCAAGAACACCTACAAGCTCATTCGCTTCGCCGTCGACATTCTTCGGGCCATTTTGAAGAAGCACGACAGTCTGAGGAATGCTGCCAACATCTCTGGCTTTGTTCCTATTCTGGGTGATGCCTTTGTGGGCGGAGAGGATGAAGTGAAGATCTCGGCCTTCAGACTACTGGCTGTCATCGTCAAGGTGCCATTCCCTGATGACCAGGCCGATAAGCTCTACAAGGTTGCTGTCAAGGAAGCAACAAAGGGTATCTCGATGGCGGTCTCTACCACGACTGACCTGTCTCAAGCAGCGCTCAAGATGCTGGCTGTTGTCCTTCGAGACCGCCGAGATGTCCCGGTCAAGGACGCGGCAATCGACATGTTGCTTGCCAAGCTTAAGGATGATCTGACGGAGCCCCTGTATCGACACGTCACATTCAACTTTTTGCGATCGGTTCTAGACCGACATATCGAGACTGCAGCCATCTACGACACTATGGACTATGTCGGAACAGTCATGATCAccaacgacgacaaggatACTCGTGATCTGGCACGAGGCGCCTTCTTCCAGTTCATTCGAGAGTACCCTCAGAAGAAGGCCCGTTGGGCCAAGCAGCTCAACTTTATCGTCGCCAATCTCAAATACGACCGAGAAGGTGGTCGTCTGTCTGTCATGGAGATTGTCCACCTGTTGCTCATGAAGTCTTCCGATGACTTCGTCCAGGAGGTTGCCGCCACTTGTTTCCTCCCGCTCTTCTTTGTCCTGGCCAACGATGACAGCGAGAAGTGTCGACTTGCAGCGGGCGAGCTGCTAAAGGAGATCTTCCGCAAGGCTGACAAGGAGAGGACGCAGACTTTCTTAGGCCTGTTGCGTTCGTGGCTCGACAAGGATGGGAACGAGGCAGTTATCAAGCTCGCCCTCCAAGTCTTTGGCTACTACCTCGAAGCCCATGAAAACGCctcgaagaacaagaaggacTTCAAGCTTGTTATTTCCAAGGTCAACGGCGTCATCGAAGCTGAGGATATCCGTGAGGTCGATGGagagctcctcgaggctgcGCTGGGAGTTGTCCGAGCCTCTATGACCGTGTTCCCCGACAAGATTCTGGCAAGCAATAGTGAGGACATGTGGGCGAACATTGCCAAGTGTCTCTCTCATCCTGATACACCTGTCAAGGTGGCGTCCATCGGCCTGATCagctccttcttggctgATTTCGCACAGAAGGCTGGTAGCACCCCTATTGGCGAGTCGGTGGAGGGCAGCTATGGACTTGAACTTGACCTGGCAAAGGTACAGGATCTTGTCAGGCAGGCGCTTGGTGTTCTGGCGACTCGTGATGTGGATGAGAAACTGGGGGCAGAGGCTGTCCAGGTTCTCGTTTTCCTGACTCCTCGTCTGCCCGTGCGACCTCcggttgaagaggaggaggagagtgagAGCGAAGAGCaggcggtggaggaggaggacgctGATGAAGTCGAGGAGAAGCAACGAAAGACGGATCTTCAGCATCTGTTCTGGAAGCTGTCTCACATCATCCGAAGGGAGATTCCCCCCAGAGCGGTGGCCATCACGCCCAAGGTTGCTGCTATGGAGGTTCTCGAGACTGTTTGCCGCAGGTCTCCTTTGGATCGCCTGCAGCCATCTCTCAAGGCCATCCTGGTGCCGCTGCACAACCTCACCGACCCCTCGATTGCGCCGCCATTCTCAAACGATGAGCTCTTTAAGACAAAGCATGAGGGTCTCAAGACCAGAGCGCAGATTCTCATGGATGCCCTGCAGAAGAAGTTTGGAACGGCCGAGTACACGAAGCAGCTGCTGGCGATCAGGGAGGAAGTGAGGGCCAAGAGAGAGCAACGGTCCAGCAAGAGAAAGATCGAGGCGCTTGCGCACCCTGAAAAGTATGGACGGGACAAGCGGAAGAAGTttgagaagaacaaggagcGGAAGAAGACGCGATCCAAGGAGCAAAAGGTGATGAGGCAGTCGTACAAGCGGTGGTAA
- a CDS encoding M-phase inducer phosphatase produces MEASSPLAALHRPMPVPGWGSRDVFRGHPHYSTASVTSATMSLREQLHKTADYFNVKDVRGSSPAASLAADLSQNFRLDNDSSPQFPTPRRALFTAGMMGGMEGRVTTPPLPSSSPAPLTELMEVSPLPHKAPFFTQFEITSPTPGSTPAADDEMMLDSPAPISRQSSLEPPKHIVADRRIAVPRRPSLTRMKGLSTTAVPSRSQGDSELPPFRFGAGSRLNHTSSNLSLSECFESTSPPQERRPASANSPCPGLPLSRVRPQFLNFNAARHGSPMNCHSRRQSNPFLRNRKQFRRSLSMFEHPADIMKNKSEGEESTSSALQSVMDVEEAQEPALPHFLTEDPTDTIPRITRETLVDVLDGKYCEQFDQKMVIDCRFEYEYDGGHIDGAVNYNDKDLLTRQLFDTPMSGRVLLIFHCEYSAHRAPLMARHVRSEDRTVNAESYPKLTYPEVYILDGGYSGFFAEHRGRCYPQEYVEMSDENHQRTCEREMGRLKSRKGLSRAATFAFGQRGPCVDESPTAPSRPSSRHLHPPIAMIGNSPILGERSHTRRMASY; encoded by the exons ATGGAGGCTTCCTCTCCCCTTGCGGCTCTGCACCGCCCGATGCCCGTCCCCGGATGGGGCAGCCGTGATGTGTTCCGTGGACACCCTCACTACTCGACCGCCTCGGTCACCTCTGCTACAATGAGCCTGCGCGAGCAATTGCACAAGACTGCCGACTACTTCAACGTCAAGGACGTACGGGGCTCCTCGCCTGCTGCGAGTCTGGCTGCTGACTTGTCCCAGAACTTTCGTCTTGACAATGACTCGAG TCCTCAATTCCCCACTCCGAGACGGGCCCTGTTCACTGCCGGCATGATGGGTGGCATGGAAGGTCGAG TCACGACTCCTCCGttgccctcctcgtcgcccGCGCCCCTGACCGAGCTCATGGAGGTTTCGCCTCTACCTCACAAGGCACCCTTCTTCACACAGTTTGAGATCACTTCTCCGACGCCTGGGTCAACTCCAGCCGCTGACGACGAAATGATGCTCGACTCACCCGCTCCCATCTCGCGGCAGTCTTCTCTGGAACCGCCGAAGCATATCGTGGCTGA CCGCAGGATAGCTGTGCCGCGAAGACCTTCACTCACACGAATGAAGGGTCTCAGCACAACGGCAGTGCCTAGTCGGTCACAAGGTGACAGCGAACTGCCCCCTTTCCGCTTCGGTGCGGGCTCCCGTCTCAACCACACCAGCTCCAACCTCTCCCTTAGTGAATGCTTCGAgtcaacatcaccaccccAAGAGCGACGACCTGCCTCTGCCAACAGCCCCTGCCCCGGTCTCCCTCTCTCCCGTGTGCGACCCCAGTTCCTCAACTTCAACGCCGCTCGCCATGGTTCGCCCATGAACTGCCACTCTCGCCGGCAATCCAACCCCTTTCTCAGAAACCGAAAGCAGTTCCGCCGGTCACTAAGCATGTTCGAGCATCCCGCTGACATCATGAAGAACAAGTctgagggcgaggagagcACCTCGTCTGCACTGCAATCGGTTATGGATGTCGAGGAGGCACAGGAGCCCGCCCTCCCCCATTTCCTGACCGAGGATCCAACCGACACCATCCCCCGTATTACCAGGGAAACCCTTGTGGACGTCTTGGACGGAAAGTACTGTGAGCAATTTGACCAGAAGATGGTGATTGATTGCCGATTTGAGTACGAGTACGATGGTGGCCACATCGATGGCGCTGTCAACTACAATGACAAGGACCTCCTTACCCGCCAGCTCTTCGATACTCCCATGAGCGGGCgtgtcctcctcatcttccactGCGAATACTCGGCCCACCGTGCTCCCCTCATGGCTCGCCATGTCCGATCCGAGGATCGCACCGTGAATGCAGAGTCATATCCCAAGCTTACATATCCTGAAGTCTACATCCTGGATGGTGGATATTCCGGATTCTTTGCCGAGCACCGAGGCCGGTGCTACCCCCAAGAATACGTTGAGATGTCGGATGAGAACCACCAGCGCACCTGCGAGCGCGAGATGGGTCGGCTAAAGTCTCGCAAGGGCCTCAGCCGTGCCGCGACCTTTGCTTTTGGCCAGCGTGGACCTTGTGTGGACGAGTCACCGACTGCTCCTAGCCGACCTTCATCACGACATCTGCACCCTCCCATTGCCATGATTGGCAACTCACCCATCCTCGGGGAGAGATCACATACCCGTCGTATGGCCTCATACTAG